The following proteins come from a genomic window of Aphelocoma coerulescens isolate FSJ_1873_10779 chromosome 29, UR_Acoe_1.0, whole genome shotgun sequence:
- the BIN2 gene encoding bridging integrator 2 isoform X1, translated as MAEGRSGSAGLFARQVQKRFSRAQEKVLQKLGKTVETKDEQFEQSAYNFHLQQNEGHKLYKDLKGFVGAVRVMHESSRKVAETLQEIYSPEWDGHEELRAIADSNDLLWDDYEAKLADQALRLMENYLAQFGDFKERIAKRGRKLVDYDSARHHLEALQSAKKKDEAKIAKAEEEFNKAQAVFEDLNRDLREELPVLYGSRIACYVTVFQNISNLRDVFYKEMSKLNRDLYEVMSKLEKQHSSKVFIIKGVPSNRRSLVISSPVSPPAMFPCPDKAPVVDAEATLGSPGGDSAATDATSNGDLGTVSPGPPPASPASGGSLDTASVSSEETEEPGPGHDKGSPEQETSVTVSVSSEEIPEPTSDPHSLSPGREASATAAEPGADPSSGGPEPGGDSGERGGPEGIATSLASLILSEAIAQATGTASPEPGKATGTAGDSTATSAEGQARPPVPPSPTAAVPGDVLGPAAAAPARPREPCQLGGDRAQRGDTGDSAEVTDIEPKGCSGTPEQDTSQDASRDSPGAADLPQDPPELLSAL; from the exons atgGCCGagggcaggagcggcagcgccgggctctTCGCCAGGCAGGTCCAGAAGCGCTTCAGCCGCGCCCAGGAGAAG GTTTTGCAAAAATTGGGCAAAACGGTGGAAACCAAAGACGAGCAGTTCGAGCAGAGCGCCTACAACTTCCACCTGCAGCAG AACGAGGGGCACAAACTCTACAAGGACCTCAAGGGGTTCGTGGGAGCCGTGAGAG TGATGCACGAGAGCTCCCGCAAGGTGGCCGAGACGCTGCAGGAGATTTACAGCCCTGAGTGGGACGGGCACGAggagctccgagccatcgccgAC agCAATGACCTCCTGTGGGATGACTACGAGGCGAAGTTGGCCGACCAAGCGCTGCGGCTCATGGAGAATTACCTGGCTCAGTTCGGGGACTTCAAG GAGCGCATCGCCAAGCGGGGCCGAAAGCTTGTGGACTACGACAGTGCCCGGCATCACCTGGAGGCTCTGCAGAGCGCCAAGAAAAAGGATGAGGCCAAAATCGCCAAG GCTGAGGAGGAGTTCAACAAAGCCCAGGCGGTGTTTGAGGACCTGAACAGGGACCTGCGGGAGGAGCTGCCGGTCCTGTACGGCAG CCGCATCGCCTGCTACGTCACCGTTTTCCAGAACATCTCCAACCTCCGTGACGTCTTCTACAAGGAGATGAGCAAG ctcaaCCGAGACCTGTACGAGGTGATGAGCAAACTGGAGAAGCAGCACTCGAGCAAGGTCTTCATCATcaaaggtgtccccag CAACCGCCGCTCGCTGGTCATCTCCTCGCCCGTGAGCCCCCCGGCCATGTTCCCCTGCCCGGACAAGGCGCCCGTGGTGGACGCGGAGGCGACACTGGGGTCCCCCGGCGGGGACAGCGCTGCCACCGATGCCACCTCCaacggggacctggggactgtttcccccgggccccccccggcTTCGCCCGCCAGCGGGGGGTCTCTGGACACGGCGTCGGTGTCCAGCGAGGAGACGGAGGAGCCCGGCCCCGGCCACGACAAGGGGTCCCCGGAGCAGGAGACATCGGTGACGGTGTCGGTGTCCAGCGAGGAGATTCCGGAGCCCACCTCCGACCCCCACTCTCTGTCCCCTGGTCGGGAGGCATCGGCGACAGCCGCGGAGCCGGGGGCCGACCCCTCCAGCGGGGGTCCGGAGCCGGGGGGCGACAGCGGGGAGCGGGGGGGCCCCGAGGGCATCGCCACCTCCCTGGCGTCACTGATTTTATCCGAGGCCATTGCCCAGGCCACCGGCACCGCGTCCCCAGAGCCGGGAAAAGCCACGGGCACGGCAGGGGACAGCACGGCCACCAGCGCCGAGGGTCAGGCACGTCCCCCGGTGCCACCGTCCCCCACCGCAGCTGTCCCCGGCGATGTCCTCGGGCCCGCGGCGGCGGCACCGGCGCGTCCCCGGGAGCCGTGCCAGCTCGGCGGTGACAGGGCACAGCGCGGTGACACCGGGGACAGCGCGGAGGTGACGGATATCGAGCCAAAG GGCTGTTCCGGGACACCGGAGCAGGACACGAGCCAGGACGCGAGCCGGGATTCCCCAGGTGCTGCAGacctcccccaggacccccccgagCTCCTCAGCGCCCTGTGA
- the LOC138099956 gene encoding uncharacterized protein, producing the protein MEELFLQLWEEVARLQELCSEQGRLLQRLRARKGPVLDIPVSLPIQCTEDAATGEGQRSPESHQNHPGAATSSASNLEGSAHPMELPQAASGLPLSPGNGVGTGGAAAFGSTEGEKGDVPTWMRTWILPVPREGGRAPCSPRGLETLNPGAEGSFLNLLDLYEAPEVLEREDAPRDGALPVEAPVEIRGPVKTSWTPGWVLEEGTLGPGPACEAAPACDLCQEIFPSDAAGHAEYLNHILAPLE; encoded by the exons ATGGaggagctgttcctgcagctctgggaggaggtggccaggctgcaggagctgtgctcgGAGCAGGGGAGGCTCCTCCAGAGGCTGAGGGCCAGGAAGGGGCCGGTCCTGG ACATCCCGGTGTCACTGCCCATCCAGTGCACGGAGGACGCGGCGACgggggaagggcagaggtcACCTGAGAGCCACCAAAACCACCCAGGGGCTGCGACATCCTCTGCATCCAACCTGGAGGGCTCTGCTCATCCCATGGAACTGCCCCAGGCCGCCAGCGGGCTCCCCCTGAGCCCTGGGAACGGCGTTGGAACCGGAGGCGCCGCAGCTTTTGGCAGCACcgagggggagaagggggatgTGCCCACCTGGATGAGGACCTGGATCCTCCCTGTCCcccgggaaggagggagagctccctgcagcccacgGGGGTTGGAGACACTAAATCCAGGGGCTGAGGGCTCCTTCCTAAATCTTCTGGACCTCTACGAAGCCCCAGAAGTGCTTGAGAGGGAAGATGCTCCCAGGGACGGGGCTCTCCCTGTGGAGGCTCCGGTGGAGATCCGAGGGCCTGTGAAG ACGTCCTGGACTCCGGGCTGGGTGCTGGAGGAGGGAACGCTCGGGCCTGGCCCTGCCTGCGAGGCCGCTCCTGCCTGTGACCTGTGCCAGGAGATCTTCCCCTCGGATGCAGCGGGACACGCGGAGTATTTGAACCACATTTTGGCCCCCCTGGAGTAG
- the BIN2 gene encoding bridging integrator 2 isoform X2 has translation MHESSRKVAETLQEIYSPEWDGHEELRAIADSNDLLWDDYEAKLADQALRLMENYLAQFGDFKERIAKRGRKLVDYDSARHHLEALQSAKKKDEAKIAKAEEEFNKAQAVFEDLNRDLREELPVLYGSRIACYVTVFQNISNLRDVFYKEMSKLNRDLYEVMSKLEKQHSSKVFIIKGVPSNRRSLVISSPVSPPAMFPCPDKAPVVDAEATLGSPGGDSAATDATSNGDLGTVSPGPPPASPASGGSLDTASVSSEETEEPGPGHDKGSPEQETSVTVSVSSEEIPEPTSDPHSLSPGREASATAAEPGADPSSGGPEPGGDSGERGGPEGIATSLASLILSEAIAQATGTASPEPGKATGTAGDSTATSAEGQARPPVPPSPTAAVPGDVLGPAAAAPARPREPCQLGGDRAQRGDTGDSAEVTDIEPKGCSGTPEQDTSQDASRDSPGAADLPQDPPELLSAL, from the exons ATGCACGAGAGCTCCCGCAAGGTGGCCGAGACGCTGCAGGAGATTTACAGCCCTGAGTGGGACGGGCACGAggagctccgagccatcgccgAC agCAATGACCTCCTGTGGGATGACTACGAGGCGAAGTTGGCCGACCAAGCGCTGCGGCTCATGGAGAATTACCTGGCTCAGTTCGGGGACTTCAAG GAGCGCATCGCCAAGCGGGGCCGAAAGCTTGTGGACTACGACAGTGCCCGGCATCACCTGGAGGCTCTGCAGAGCGCCAAGAAAAAGGATGAGGCCAAAATCGCCAAG GCTGAGGAGGAGTTCAACAAAGCCCAGGCGGTGTTTGAGGACCTGAACAGGGACCTGCGGGAGGAGCTGCCGGTCCTGTACGGCAG CCGCATCGCCTGCTACGTCACCGTTTTCCAGAACATCTCCAACCTCCGTGACGTCTTCTACAAGGAGATGAGCAAG ctcaaCCGAGACCTGTACGAGGTGATGAGCAAACTGGAGAAGCAGCACTCGAGCAAGGTCTTCATCATcaaaggtgtccccag CAACCGCCGCTCGCTGGTCATCTCCTCGCCCGTGAGCCCCCCGGCCATGTTCCCCTGCCCGGACAAGGCGCCCGTGGTGGACGCGGAGGCGACACTGGGGTCCCCCGGCGGGGACAGCGCTGCCACCGATGCCACCTCCaacggggacctggggactgtttcccccgggccccccccggcTTCGCCCGCCAGCGGGGGGTCTCTGGACACGGCGTCGGTGTCCAGCGAGGAGACGGAGGAGCCCGGCCCCGGCCACGACAAGGGGTCCCCGGAGCAGGAGACATCGGTGACGGTGTCGGTGTCCAGCGAGGAGATTCCGGAGCCCACCTCCGACCCCCACTCTCTGTCCCCTGGTCGGGAGGCATCGGCGACAGCCGCGGAGCCGGGGGCCGACCCCTCCAGCGGGGGTCCGGAGCCGGGGGGCGACAGCGGGGAGCGGGGGGGCCCCGAGGGCATCGCCACCTCCCTGGCGTCACTGATTTTATCCGAGGCCATTGCCCAGGCCACCGGCACCGCGTCCCCAGAGCCGGGAAAAGCCACGGGCACGGCAGGGGACAGCACGGCCACCAGCGCCGAGGGTCAGGCACGTCCCCCGGTGCCACCGTCCCCCACCGCAGCTGTCCCCGGCGATGTCCTCGGGCCCGCGGCGGCGGCACCGGCGCGTCCCCGGGAGCCGTGCCAGCTCGGCGGTGACAGGGCACAGCGCGGTGACACCGGGGACAGCGCGGAGGTGACGGATATCGAGCCAAAG GGCTGTTCCGGGACACCGGAGCAGGACACGAGCCAGGACGCGAGCCGGGATTCCCCAGGTGCTGCAGacctcccccaggacccccccgagCTCCTCAGCGCCCTGTGA
- the CELA1 gene encoding chymotrypsin-like elastase family member 1 — protein MMLQLVLLAALALCGRCSELDGMQRVVGGTEARLHAWPYQISLQYYSGGSWHHTCGGSLIQTNWVMTAAHCVSNNLSYRVVAGDHNLNTNEGSEQIFSVSKIIVHPYWNSNNVAAGYDIALFRLSTSATLNSAVQLAVLPQEGTILPNNYPCYITGWGLTRSNGQLSSVLLQAYLPVVDYQTCSSASYWGSTVKNTMVCAGGDGVRSGCQGDSGGPLHCAVNGQYQVHGVTSFVSSQGCNVVRKPTVFTRVSAYVSWINSVIAQN, from the exons ATGATGCTGCAGCTCGTGCTCCTCGCCGCCCTCGCCCTCTGCG ggcGCTGCTCCGAGCTCGATGGGATGCAGCGGGTGGTCGGTGGGACCGAGGCGCGCCTGCACGCCTGGCCCTACCAG ATCTCCCTCCAGTATTACTCCGGGGGCAGCTGGCACCACACCTGCGGAGGCTCCCTCATCCAGACGAACTGGGTGATGACCGCCGCCCACTGCGTGAGCAA TAACCTGAGCTACCGTGTGGTGGCCGGCGACCACAACCTCAACACGAACGAGGGCAGCGAGCAGATCTTCAGCGTCAGCAAGATCATCGTCCACCCCTACTGGAACAGCAACAACGTGGCCGCGGG CTACGACATCGCCCTGTTCCGCCTGAGCACCTCCGCCACCCTGAACAGCGCCGTGCAGCTGGCGGTGCTGCCCCAGGAGGGCACCATCCTGCCCAACAACTACCCCTGCTACATCACCGGCTGGGGGCTCACCCGCA GCAACGGGCAGCTGTCCAGCGTCCTGCTCCAGGCCTACCTGCCCGTCGTGGACTACCAGACCTGCTCCAGCGCGTCCTACTGGGGCTCCACCGTCAAGAACACCATGGTGTGCGCCGGCGGCGACGGCGTGCGCTCCGGCTGCCAG GGCGATTCCGGCGGTCCCCTGCACTGCGCCGTCAACGGCCAGTACCAGGTGCACGGCGTCACCAGCTTCgtgtccagccagggctgcaacGTCGTCCGCAAACCCACCGTGTTCACCCGCGTCTCCGCCTACGTCTCCTGGATCAACAGC gTCATCGCCCAGAActga
- the GALNT6 gene encoding polypeptide N-acetylgalactosaminyltransferase 6, translating to MRLFRRRYSPLKVALAGAVFVLFLFILQKDVGRKDPGEEPWLRNIVQGKDQVLDLMLGAVRDLRDSMPRLQIGAPEPPPEPLPSARSCLPGVYTAAELRPLMERPPQDPASPGADGKAFKKDRWTPEETKEKERGYEKHCFNAFASDRISLQRALGPDSRPPECIDQKFKRCPPLPTTSVVIVFHNEAWSTLLRTVYSVLHSSPARLLREVILVDDASTDEYLKEELDRYVEQLQIVRVVRQRERKGLITARLLGASVASGEVLTFLDAHCECFHGWLEPLLSRIAEEPTAVVSPDIATIDLNTFEFSKPAQNGKQHSRGNFDWSLTFGWEVVPPRERQRRKDETFPIKSPTFAGGLFAISRSYFEHIGSYDDQMEIWGGENVEMSFRVWQCGGQVEIIPCSVVGHVFRSKSPHTFPKGTQVISRNQVRLAEVWMDDYKEIFYRRNQQASQMAREKTFGDITERRRLRERLHCRNFTWYLQNVYPEMFVPDLTPTFYGAIKNEGTKSCLDVGENNHGGKPLIMYPCHGLGGNQYFEYTSQRELRHNIGKELCLRAGAGAAELGECQFRGKPGRVPASEEWDLAQNRLIKNLASGMCLTARGKHPALVPCDLTDPHQLWSFT from the exons atgaggCTGTTCCGCCGCCGCTACAGCCCCTTGAAGGTGGCCTTGGCGGGCGCCGTCTTCGTCCTGTTCCTCTTCATCCTGCAGAAGGACGTGGGGCGCAAGGACCCGGGCGAGGAGCCGTGGCTGAGGAACATCGTGCAGGGCAAGGACCAGGTGCTGGACCTGATGCTGGGCGCCGTGCGGGACCTGCGGGACTCGATGCCGCGGCTGCAGATCGGGgccccggagccgccgccggaGCCGCTGCCCAGCGCCCGCTCCTGCCTGCCCGGCGTCTACACCGCGGCCGAGCTGCGGCCGCTCATGGAGAGGCCGCCCCAGGACCCCGCCAGCCCCGGGGCCGACGGAAAAGCCTTCAAGAAGGATCGCTGGACGCCCGAGGAGACGAAGGAGAAGGAGCGGGGCTATGAGAAGCATTGCTTCAACGCCTTCGCCAGCGACCGCATCTCCCTGCAGCGCGCGCTGGGCCCCGACAGCCGCCCCCCCGA GTGCATCGACCAGAAGTTCAAGCgctgcccccccctccccaccaccaGCGTGGTCATCGTGTTCCACAACGAGGCCTGGTCCACCCTGCTCCGGACAGTCTACAGCGTCCTGCACTCGTCCCCGGCTCGGCTGCTCCGAGAGGTCATCCTGGTGGATGATGCCAGCACGGATG AGTACCTGAAGGAGGAGCTGGATCGCTACGTGGAGCAGCTGCAGATCGTGCGCGTGGTGCGGCAGCGGGAGCGCAAGGGGCTCATCACGGCGCGGCTGCTGGGGGCCAGCGTGGCCAGCGGGGAGGTGCTGACCTTCCTGGACGCCCACT GCGAGTGTTTCCATGGGTGGCTGGAGCCGCTCCTGTCCCGCATCGCCGAGGAGCCCACGGCCGTTGTGAGCCCCGACATCGCCACCATCGACCTCAACACCTTCGAGTTCTCCAAGCCCGCCCAGAACGGGAAGCAGCACAGCCGGGGCAACTTCGACTGGAGCCTGACTTTCGGCTGGGAGGTCGTTCCCCCCCGGGAGAGGCAGCGCAGGAAGGATGAGACCTTCCCCATCAA GTCCCCGACCTTCGCAGGTGGCCTCTTTGCCATCTCCAGGTCCTACTTCGAGCACATCGGCTCCTACGACGACCAGatggagatttgggggggtgaGAACGTGGAAATGTCCTTCAGG GTGTGGCAGTGCGGGGGACAGGTCGAGATCATCCCCTGCTCCGTCGTGGGCCACGTGTTCCGCTCCAAGAGCCCCCACACCTTCCCCAAGGGCACCCAGGTGATCTCCCGGAACCAGGTACGCCTGGCCGAGGTCTGGATGGACGACTACAAGGAGATCTTCTACCGCCGGAACCAGCAAGCCTCCCAGATGGCCAGAGAG AAGACGTTTGGTGACATCACAGAGCGGCGCaggctgcgggagcggctgcacTGCAGGAACTTCACCTGGTACCTGCAGAACGTCTACCCCGAGATGTTCGTGCCCGACCTGACCCCGACGTTCTACGGAGCC aTAAAAAACGAGGGCACCAAGAGCTGCCTGGACGTCGGGGAGAACAACCACGGTGGGAAACCTCTCATCATGTACCCCTGCCACGGGCTGGGGGGCAACCAG TACTTTGAGTACACGAGCCAGCGGGAGCTGCGCCACAACATCGGCAAGGAGCTGTGCCTGCGTGCGGGCGCGGGCGCGGCCGAGCTGGGCGAGTGCCAGTTCCGAGGGAAGCCCGGCCGGGTGCCCGCCAGCGAGGAGTGGGACCTGGCGCAG AACCGGCTCATCAAGAACTTGGCCTCGGGGATGTGTCTGACGGCCCGGGGGAAGCACCCGGCGCTGGTTCCCTGCGACCTCACGGACCCGCACCAGCTCTGGTCCTTCACCTAA